In Nymphaea colorata isolate Beijing-Zhang1983 chromosome 3, ASM883128v2, whole genome shotgun sequence, a genomic segment contains:
- the LOC116250379 gene encoding protein NUCLEAR FUSION DEFECTIVE 4-like, producing the protein MAVTNMRSLRNNRWLVFVGGIWLQTFGGIGYLFGIISPLIKSSLGYNQKQISALGVAKDIGDSLGLIPGCLSHVFPHWALLLVGALLNSVGYGIIYLVVSHEINSLRFSIVCFLICLGTSGETYFTTVALVCSVKNFPKSRGPVVGMLKGFSALCGAIFAQIYASMFVGNEEKFILMVAVAPSVIALSTMPVLRTVDGCKETYPFDETIFNFFYAVCLLLAAYLMLVVLLQDVLLKKLMSNTVNEILTVLLVIMLIFPFVFSVITTLRNMNDRTRTDEKGQNLDSCLLVRAEEMTSETEDESFKDVNLRPECDRRAVPHQRADYLYAVAEGALRIKKRRGPRRGEDFTLTQALIKADFWLMVMSLIFASGTGLTIIDNLGQMSQSMGYKSSHVFVSLMSIWNFLGRIAGGYVSELLVRNHACPRPVSMIVAEVAMAVGLIILAMSLAGSMYIGTMLIGLGHGVHWAVAPATVSEIFGLKHFATLYNFLTMTSPTGAFFFSSAVAGTMYDLEAQKQQKRYGRYGQECVGDSCFFAAYLIMAGVCIAASVSSLVLVYRTRVVYKSIYGRTMISGQDQAGKEEGFLTE; encoded by the coding sequence ATGGCTGTGACAAATATGCGAAGTCTGAGGAACAATAGATGGTTGGTGTTCGTTGGTGGGATATGGCTACAAACATTCGGTGGCATTGGCTATCTCTTTGGTATAATCTCTCCACTAATAAAATCATCGCTTGGATACAATCAGAAGCAGATCAGTGCTCTTGGAGTGGCAAAGGACATCGGAGACAGTCTGGGACTCATCCCTGGCTGCCTATCTCATGTCTTCCCGCACTGGGCCCTTCTCTTGGTTGGTGCACTTCTTAATTCTGTTGGGTACGGCATCATTTACCTTGTGGTCTCCCATGAAATCAACTCCCTTCGTTTCTCGATTGTTTGTTTCCTTATATGTTTAGGAACTAGTGGAGAAACCTATTTCACTACTGTTGCTCTGGTTTGTAGTGTCAAGAACTTTCCTAAGAGCAGGGGACCTGTAGTTGGTATGCTCAAGGGGTTCTCGGCTCTGTGTGGTGCAATTTTTGCTCAAATTTATGCATCCATGTTCGTGGGGAATGAGGAGAAATTCATTCTCATGGTGGCTGTTGCTCCTTCTGTTATTGCTCTTTCAACCATGCCTGTTTTAAGGACAGTAGATGGATGTAAAGAGACGTACCCCTTTGATGAGaccattttcaatttcttctatGCCGTTTGCCTCCTATTGGCTGCTTACCTTATGTTAGTCGTCCTTCTCCAAGATGTGCTACTGAAGAAACTGATGAGTAACACTGTAAACGAAATTCTTACGGTCTTGTTGGTGATAATGTTGATTTTTCCGTTTGTTTTTTCGGTGATAACCACCTTGAGGAACATGAACGATAGAACTAGGACGGACGAGAAAGGCCAGAATCTCGATTCATGTCTTCTGGTCCGAGCAGAGGAgatgacaagtgaaacagaAGATGAAAGCTTCAAAGATGTGAACTTGAGGCCAGAATGCGACAGAAGAGCCGTTCCCCACCAGAGAGCTGACTACCTGTACGCAGTAGCAGAAGGTGCACTTAGAATCAAGAAAAGGAGAGGCCCGAGGAGAGGAGAAGACTTCACTCTCACACAGGCACTAATTAAGGCTGACTTCTGGCTAATGGTTATGTCTCTGATTTTCGCCTCTGGCACTGgtctaaccattatagacaacCTTGGACAGATGAGTCAGTCGATGGGTTACAAAAGTAGCCATGTATTCGTGTCCCTCATGAGCATTTGGAACTTCCTTGGTAGGATTGCAGGAGGTTATGTTTCTGAATTACTCGTACGAAATCACGCCTGTCCGCGCCCTGTCTCCATGATTGTCGCAGAGGTGGCTATGGCAGTTGGACTGATAATATTAGCCATGTCATTAGCAGGATCAATGTATATAGGAACCATGCTTATAGGCCTTGGTCATGGAGTACACTGGGCTGTTGCACCGGCTACTGTTTCTGAAATATTTGGTCTGAAACATTTTGCAACTCTTTACAACTTCCTCACCATGACAAGCCCTACAGGagctttcttcttctcaagtGCAGTTGCAGGGACCATGTATGATTTGGAAGCTCAGAAACAGCAAAAAAGATACGGTAGATATGGACAAGAGTGTGTGGGAGATTCATGCTTCTTTGCTGCTTACTTGATCATGGCTGGAGTCTGCATTGCTGCATCAGTGTCCAGCCTCGTGTTGGTCTACAGGACAAGAGTGGTTTACAAGAGCATATACGGGAGAACAATGATTTCCGGTCAAGATCAGGCTGGTAAAGAAGAAGGCTTCTTGACAGAATGA